In Gemmatimonadota bacterium, the sequence CGCCCGCCTCTTTGGCCAGGGGGCCCTCAGCGCCGTGATCGAGGTGCCGGTCCAGCCCGGCCCGCTGCGTGTCCGTGCGCACGGCGAACTGGGGCGGCTGGACCTGGCCCGTTTCAACCGGTTCCTGCTGCCGTCCAACGGCCTGGAGATCACCGGCGGCACGCTGCAGGCCGCGCGGTTCCGCTTCGTGGTGTCCGGCGGGCAGGCCAGCGGCGAGTTCGGTGCCGCGTGGGAGGGGCTCGAGCTCCGCCTGGTGGACCCGGTCACGGGCCGCCAGAACCTCGGCAAGAAGCTCAAGAGCATGGTGGCGGGACGCCTGGTGCGGTCCCGGCAGCCGCCGGACGAGACCGGCGCGCTCCGCACCGCGCCGATCGCCTACCACCTGCAGCCGGGCGACAGCTTCTGGGGGCTGCTGTGGCGCGCGGTCCGGTCCGGGATGGTGAAGTCCGTGAAGCCCTGAGCCCCCAATGCCGACGGGCGGCTCCCCGAGGGGAGCCGCCCGTCCGTGCCCACCTGCCGCCGGCCGGGGCCTACTCGACCGTGACGCTCTTGGCCAGGTTGCGCGGCTGGTCCACGTTGCAGCCGCGGCGGACGGCCACGTAGTAGCTGAAGAGCTGCAGCGGGATGATCGTCAGGATCGGCGTCAGCAGGTCGAGGGTGTCGGGGATGGTGAAGGTGGCCGCCGCCAGCCGCTTGATCTGATCGTCGCCCTCGTTCTTGATGGCGATCACCTGCCCGCCGCGGGCCCGGACCTCCTCCACGTTCGACACGATCTTGCCGTGCACCGCGTCCTTGGGCGCGATGAACACCACCGGCATGTTCTCGTCGATCAGCGCGATCGGCCCGTGCTTCATCTCCGCCGCCGGGTACCCCTCGGCGTGGATGTAGGAGATCTCCTTGAGCTTGAGGGCGCCCTCGAGCGCCACCGGGAAGTTCACCCCCCGGCCGAGATAGAGCGCGTTGTTGCTGCGCCAGAACCGCTCCGCCAGCGCCTCGACCTCCTCGTGCCGGTCGAGGATCTGCTGGATCTGCTCCGGCAGCGCCTTGAGCCCCTGGATGATCTGCCGGCCCTGCAGGATGCTCAGGTTCCTGAGCCGCCCGAACCGCAGCGTGATGAGCGCCAGCGCGATCACCTGGCTGGTAAACGCCTTGGTGCTCGCCACGCCCACCTCGGGGCCGGCGTGCAGGTAGATGCCGCCGTCCACCTCGCGCGCGATCGTGGACCCCACCGAGTTCACCAGGCCGATGGTCCGCGCCCCGCGGCGCTTGGCCTCGCGGATCGCGGCGAGGGTGTCGGCGGTCTCGCCCGACTGCGAGATGCCGATGACCAGGGTGCGGTCGTCGACCACCGGGTTCCGGTAGCGGAACTCGGAGGCGTACTCCACCTCGACCGGGATCCGCGCCAGCTCCTCCAGCATGTACTCGCCGATCAGCCCGGAGTGCCAGCTGGTGCCGCAGGCGGTGATGACGATCCGGTTGATCCGCTTGATGTCGTCGTCGGTGAGGTTGAGGCCGCTGACCCGCGCCGTCCCCTCCTCCTCGAGCAGGTGGCCGCGCATGGTGTTGCGCACGGTATCCGGCTGCTCGAAGATCTCCTTCAGCATGAAGTGGTTGTACCCGCCCCGCTCGATGGTGGCGAGGTCCCACTCGATCTGGTTGACCGGCTTCTCGATGCGGGTGGCCGCGAGGTCGCGGACGTGGTACCCCTCGCGGGTGAGCACGACCATCTCGCCGTCGTCCAGGTACACCACCGAACGGGTGTGCGAGAGGATGGCCGACGCGTCCGAGGCCACGAACCACTCGCCGTCGCCCACGCCCACCAGCAGCGGCGAGCCCTTCCGCGCCGCCACCAGCACGTCCGGCTCGTCCTGCGACAGCACCGCGATCCCGTAGGCGCCGTCCACCTCGCGCAGCGCCTCGGCCACCGCCTCCTCGAGGTTGCCCCGGTAGCACTCGCCCACCAGGTGGGCCAGCACCTCGGTGTCGGTCTCCGACTTGAACACGTGCCCGCGCTGCAGGAGCACCTGCTTGATGGCGCCGGCGTTCTCGATGATGCCGTTGTGGATCAGCGCGATCTTCCCCGACTGGTCCAGGTGGGGATGCGCGTTGGTGGCGGTGGGCGGGCCGTGGGTGGCCCAGCGGGTGTGGCCGATGCCGATGGTGCCCTTCGGGGTGTACTCCGCCAGCTGCTGCTCCAGCGCCGACAGCTTGCCCGACTGCTTGAGGACCACCAGGCCCGAGCCGTTCAGGACCGCGATGCCGGAGGAGTCATACCCACGGTACTCGAGGCGCCGCAGCCCCTCGATGAGGAGCGCCACCGCCTGCCTGGGGCCTACGTACCCGACGATGCCACACATGCCAGGCCGTCCTCAACTGGAAAAGAGTTCGCGACAGACGGACACCAGGGCCTGCGCGTCCGCGTCCGTCGGGGCCTCCGCGATGAACCGGACGATGGGCTCGGTTCCGGAGGGCCGCACATGCACCCAGCGGTCGGACCATGCAAGCCTCAGTCCGTCGCGGGAATCCGGCACCGCGTCCGAAAAGCGGGCCTTCAGGCGCGCGTAAACTGGCGCTAAGTCGTTGCCGCGTGGTGCTTTGGCCTTCACGATCCGGTACCGAGGCTGCCCTCCCACCAGGGAGGCCACCGACTGTCCCGTTGCCGCAAGCAGGTGCAGGATCAGTGCCACACCGACCGGAGCGTCCCGGCCGATGTGCAGCGAGGGCAGAATGACCCCCCCATTCCCCTCCCCACCGATCAGCGCCCCCTCGTCCCGGATGGTCCGGGCCACATTGGCCTCCCCCACGGGGGCCCGGACAAACCGGGCCCCCCCCATCCGTGCGGCGTCCTCGACCACCAGGCTGGTGCTGAGGTTGGCCACGACCGTCGGCTGGCCCGCCCGGCCGCCCGACGGCGCGGCGGAATGCGACAGCATGGCGCGGACGGCCAGCGCGAGGGTGTAATCCTCCCCGATGGGGGCCCCGGTCTCGTCCACCAGCGCCAGCCGGTCCACGTCCGGATCCACCGCCAGCCCGATCGCCGCGCCGCTCTCCCGTACCAGACGCGACAAATCGCCCAGATTCTCAGGGAGCGGCTCGGGCGGGCGCGGGAACCGGCCATCGACCTCGGTATGGATGGCGTGGACCCGGCAGCCGAGCTGCTCGAGCAGCGCGGGCATGGTGGTGCCGCCGGCGCCCCGGACGCAGTCGAGCGCCACCACGAAGTGCCGCGCCCGGATGGCCGCCACGTCGATCATGGGAAGCGCCAGCACCTGCGCGAGATGCCGGGCGATGGCCCCGGGATCCTCCCGGACGGCGCCGACCCCCTCCCACCCGGCTCGCGGCGGGCCCGCCTCCGCGAGGGCCCGGACCCGGGCGCCGTCCTCGCCATCGAGGAACACCCCGTCCGGCCCCACCAGCTTGAGGGCGTTCCACTCGATCGGGTTGTGGCTCGCGGTCAGGATCAGGCCGGCGCCGGCGTGGTGGTGTTCCACCGCCAGCTGGACGGTCGGCGTGGGCGCGATGCCGACGTCGATCACGTCCACGCCCACCGACATGAGCCCCGCGGTGGCGGCGCGCGCGAACATGGGCCCGCTGGTCCGGGCATCGCGGCCCAGGACCACGAGCGGCTTGCCGCTGGCCCGGGCCCACGCGCCGAGGGCGGCAGCGTGGCGGGCGACGAGCTCCGGGGTGAGGTCCTTGCCTACGATCCCCCGCATCCCGGAGACACTGATCATCAGGGTGTCAGACATGGCGGTAAGGTAGCGGCGGGGGCGGCGGGGGAGGAGGGAGCGGACCGTGGAACCGTCGGGCGCCACCCCCCGCCCCGCTAGCCGATCAGCGGGGCGGCGGCGGCGGGCGGAAACTCGAGCCGGAAGGCCGCCACCACCTCGGCGTCGAAATGGCTGCCGGCGTGCGAGTCGAGCTCGGCGAGCGCGGTCTCGGGCGACAGCGAGCTCCGGTAGGAGCGGTCGGTCGTCATCGCGTCGTACGCGTCGGCCACGGCCACGATGCGCGCCGCCCAGGGGATGCGCGGCCCCTCCAGGCGGTCGGGGAAGCCCTCGCCGTCCACCCGCTCGTGGTGCGAGCGGACGATCGAGAGCACCAGCGGGTTCTCGCGCACCAGCGGCGAGAGGATCCGCTCGCCCAGCACCGTGTGGGCGCTGATCGAGGTGAACTCCTCGGACGTGAGCGGCCCCGGTTTCCGCAGGATGGCCTCGGGGGTGCCGATCTTGCCGATGTCGTGCAGCGCGGCGCCCAGCCGGATGTCCTCCAGCGCCTGGCCCGAGAACCCCATCCGCGCCGCCAGCCGCTCGGCATAGTGGCTCACCCGGGTGGAGTGCCCGCGGGTGTAGGGGTCCTTGGCGTCGAGGGCATGGACCAGGGTCTGCACCCCCTCGAGGAACATCTCCTTGATCCGCACCGCCTGCTGGTCGACCAGCCGCTCCAGGTTCTGCTGGTAGAACCGGTTCTGCAGCTGCAGCTCCCGCTTCTCGAGGGCGCGGCGGATGCGGGAGTGGATCTCGCCCAGCAGGGCGGGCTTGGTGATGTAGTCGAGCGCCCCGGCCTGCAGGCAGGCCACGGCGGTTTCCGCCTCGCGAATGCCGGAGAGCATCACCACCGCCATGTCCGGGTAGCGCTTGCGCGCCTCGCGCAGCAGGCCCAGGCCGTCGAGGCCGGGCATGGACACGTCGGAGACCAGGAGCGGGAGCTCGCCGGTCTGGTCGAGGATGGTGAGCGCCTCGAGGCCGGAGCCCGCCTCGAGACAGGCCAGTCCCAGCCCCTCGAGCACGTGGGCCATGGCGCGCCGCAGGTCGGGGTCGTCGTCGGCGAGCAGGCACAACGCCGGCCCGCTGCCGGGAGGCATGGCGGGTTCCGGCGGGGGCGGCGCGGGCGGCGCCGCCCCCCGGCGGCGCGACGGCGGCAAGGGAGGCACCCTTGAGTTTCGCAGCACACGGCACCGCCGGGCGGTGACGACGGTCACGCCCGGCGGTTCATGATGCCACCCCGGCGGCTCACACGGTCAGCGGCAGCTGGCCCGGGTCGGGGAAGGCGGCGAGGAAGGCGCGGACCACGTCGGGATCGAAGTGGGTGCCGACGCAGCGCTCCAGCTCCTCCATGGCGGCCTGCGGCGTCCGGGAGGCCCGGTAGGCGCGGTTGGTGGTCATGGCGTCGAAGGCATCCACCACGCAGACGATGCGTGCCTCGAACGGGATGTCGCCGCCGGCCAGGCGGTCGGGGAAGCCGCGCCCGTCCATTCGTTCGTGGTGGTTGCGCACGATGCGCAGTACCGTCGGGTTCTCGCGCGCCAGCGGGGCCAGGATCTTCTCGCCGAGCATGGTGTGCTCGGTGATGTGCAGGAACTCCTCGTCGGTCAGCGGCCCCGGCTTGTTGAGCACCGCCTCGCGGGTGCCGATCTTGCCGATGTCGTGCAGTTCCCCGCCCAGCCGGATCTCCTCGAGCTTCTCGCCGGTGAAGCCGAGGCGCACCGCGGTCTGCACCGCGTAGCGGCTCACCCGGATGGAATGGCCGCTGGTGTAGGCATCCTTCGCTTCCAGCGCCTGGGCCAGGGTCTGCACCCCCTGCAGGAACAGCTCCTTGATGCGGTTGGCCTGCACCCGCACCCGGAGCTCGAGGTTGCGCTGGTAGAATCGCCGCTGCAGCAGCAGGTCGCGCTTCTCGAGGGCCTTGGCCACGCGGGCCCGCACCTCCTCCAGCAGCGCCGGCTTGGCGATGTAGTCGAGCGCGCCCTTGTCGAGGCAGGCCACCGCGATCTTCACGTCGGCCACGCCGGAGAGCATCAGGACGGCGGTATCGGGGTAGCGCCGGGTGATCTCCTCGAGCAGCTCCATGCCGGAGATGCCGGGCATGTTCACGTCGCTGATCACCAGCGGCACCTCGCCCTGCTCCGCGAGGAGCCGGAGGGCGGCCGCGCCGTCGGCGGCCTCGAGCGGCGCCAGCCCCAGCAGCTGGGTGACCTTGGCGATCGCGGAGCGGACCGGGGCATCATCGTCGACCACGAGGCAGCGGGGCGCGAGGGCGCGCGGCTCCAGGGCGGCAGCGACCTGATCGAGCATCAGCTGGCCCCTCCCCGCCCGGGCGACGCTTGCTGCCCCCGGAGCGGGCGGGTAACCTTCGCCCGACCCGAACCCGGTTCCGCATGACTCAGCTTCGCGAAGACGATGCGCGGCATGGCTTTGCCACCCGCGCGGTGCACGCCGGCCAGGCCCCCGATCCGCTCTCCGGCGCGGTGATGACGCCCATCTACCAGACGTCCACCTACGTCCAGGAGGGGCTGGGCCGGCACAAGGGGTACGAGTACGCCCGCACCCAGAATCCCACCCGCGAGGCGCTGGAGCGGTGCGTGGCCAGCCTCGAGGGCGGCACGCACGGCTTTGCCTTCGGCTCCGGGCTCGCGGCGCTCGACACCATCCTCAAGCTGCTCTCGAGCGGCGACCACGTGGTCTGCGGCGAGAACGTCTACGGCGGCTCGCACCGGCTGATGGAGCGGGTCTACGGCCGGTTCGGCCTGACGTTCACCTTCGTGGACATGCGCGACCCGGACCGGGTGGCCAGCGCCATCACCCCGGCCACCCGGCTGGTGTACGGCGAGACCCCCACCAACCCGATGATGTTCCTCGCGGACCTCGAGGCCATCGGCCACATCACCCAGGCGCGCGGGCTGCTCTTCGCGGTGGACAATACCTTCGCCACGCCGTACTTCCAGCAGCCGCTGGCGCTGGGCGCCGACCTCGTGCTCCACTCCACCACCAAGTACCTCAACGGCCACAGCGACATGGTGGGCGGCATGCTGGTTACCGCCCGCGACGACCTGGCCGAGCGGATCGGCTTCCTGCAGAACGCCGCCGGCGGGGTGCCCGGTCCCATGGACTGCTGGCTCTGCCTCCGCGGCCTCAAGACCCTCCCGCTCCGCATGCGCCAGCACGACGCCAACGGCCGCGAGCTCGCGGCCTGGCTGGTGAAGCATCCACAGGTACGGAAGGTCTACTACCCGGGGCTCCCCGACCATCCGCAGCACGCGCTCGCCTGCCGGCAGATGCGGGGTTTCGGCGGGATGATCTCGATCGAGCTGGGCGATCCGGCGCTGGCCCGCCGGGTGGTCGAACGCACCCGGGTCTTTGCGCTGGCCGAATCCCTCGGCGGCGTCGAGAGCCTCATCGGCCACCCGGCGAGCATGACCCACGCCTCCGTCCCCCTCGCGCTGCGACAGGCCATGGGCCTGACCGACAGCCTGGTGCGGCTGAGCTGCGGCGTGGAAGAAGCCGAGGATCTGATGGCGGATCTGGAGCAGGCGCTGGGGTAGGCGGCTCGGCGACCCGGCGGCCTGGCCCTGCGACGTCCCCGCCGGGCCGTCAGGCCGCCACACCGCCGCGCCACTGAGTTGTCTCATCCTGAAACCACCTATCGTTCGAGGCGTACGGACCTCGTCCCATACCACGAGCCGCTCATGTCGATGCCAGCGCCACGCCCTCGTCGCACGTTTCCTGATATTGCCCCGGTCAGCTGGGAGCATCCCGCCGACCGCGCCGCGCTGCAGACCCTGCGCTCGGTCCCGGGGTTCGAGGAGATCACCCGGAAAATCCTGGCGTTCCTTGGGGGGGAGCGGGGCATCCGACTGCTGTTCCAGGCCAACGCCATCCGGGTGGGACCCACCCAGTTCCCGAAGCTCTGGACCACCCACGTCGAAGTCTGCACGACCTTCGACTGGCCGACGGTCCCTGAGCTCTATGTCTCGCAGACGCCGGTATTTAACGCCGGCGCCTATGGCGTGGACTCCCCATTTATCGTCCTCCACTCCGCCGCACTTGAATTGCTGGACGACGACGAGGTCCGGGTGCTGCTGGCCCACGAAATGGGCCACGTCATGAGCGGCCACGCCTTCTACCGGACCATTGCCGCGATCCTGTTCCTGGTGAGCGCCTCCGCGCTCCCCAGCCTGGCCGGCCTGGCCCTGATCCCGGTGAAGCTGGCGTTCCTGGAGTGGTCCCGGAAATCGGAGCTCTCGAGCGACCGCGCCGGCCTGCTGGGCAGCCAGGACCCGATCGCCGCGCAGAGCCTCTTCATGAAGATGGCCGGCGGGGTGCGCCCGGGATTGCACGAGGGCCAGCTCGACCTCGACAGCTTCATGGCCCAGGCCCACGAGTACGCCACCAGCAACGAGGGGCTGGACGTGCTCTACAAGGTGCTGAGCACCCTGATGGTGACCCACCCGATGCACACCGTCCGCGCGGCGGAGCTGCAGCGCTGGATCGGCCAGGGGGAATACGACCGCATCGTCCGGGGCGAGTACACCCGGCGCGGGGCGGAGTCGCAGGAGCGGCCGCTGCGGGATGAGGTGAACGCGGCGAAGGACTACTACGCGCAGGAAGCGCGGGAGACGATCGGCCAGGTGGTGGACGCCGCGAAGAAGGCGGCCGAGCGCGCCAAGGACGCCTTCCGGAAGGCCCAGCAGACGTGAAGATCCTCGTCGTCGGCGGCGGGGGGCGCGAACACGCGATCGCGTGGGCCCTCCACCGCGAAGCCCCGGGGGCCCAGCTCTTCGCCGCCCCGGGCAACCCCGGCACCGCGCAGGTCGCCACCAATCTCCCCATCGCCGCCACCGATCTCGACCGCCTCGTCGCGGCCGTGGTGGCGCACGGCATCACCTTCACCATCGTCGGGCCGGAGGCGCCGCTCGCCATGGGGCTGGCCAACCGGCTGCGCGCCACGGGACATCCGGTGTTCGGCCCCGACCAGGCCGCGGCCGAGATCGAGGCCTCCAAGGCCTTCTCCAAGGCGGTGATGGAGCGCGCCGGCGTCCCGACCGCGCGGAGCCGGACCCTCACCGACCTGTCGCGCGCGCTGGCCTATATCGACGCCCATCCCGAGCCCCTGGTGGTGAAGGCCTCGGGCCTCGCGGCGGGCAAGGGCGCCATCGTGTGCGCCACCCGCGCCGAAGCACGCGGGGCGGTGACCGCCATGCTGGGCGAGGGGAAGTTCGGCGCGGCCGGGAAGGTGGTGGTCGTCGAGGAGTTCATGCCGGGCGAGGAGCTCTCGCTGCTGGCCATTACCAATGGCACCGGCATCGAGCTGCTCCCCGCGGCGCAGGACCACAAGCGACTCGGCGAGGGTGACACGGGGCCCAACACCGGCGGCATGGGCGCGTATGCACCCGTCGCACTGGCCACCCCGGCGCTGCTCGAGCGGGCGCGGCGCGAGGTGCTCGCGCCCACGCTGCGCCAGCTCGCCGCGGAGGGGGCGCCCTACAACGGCGTGCTGTACGCCGGACTCATGGTGGGTGCCGACGGCGGCCTCCGCGTGGTGGAGTTCAACTGCCGCCTCGGCGACCCGGAGACGCAGGTGGTGCTGCCGCTGGTGGACGGCGGCCTGCTCGAGTGCCTGCACCGGGTGGCCCGCGGTGAGGCCCCAAGCCCGCTCCGCGTCGGGTCCGGCGCGGCGGTGACCACGGTGCTGGCGGCGCGCGGCTATCCCGACGACCCGGAGAAGGGCGCCGCCATCGAGATCCCGGCGACCCTGCCGCCGGGCGTGACGGTGTTCCACGCCGGGACCACCCGCGACCCCGCGGGCGTGCTGCGTGCCAGCGGCGGCCGGGTGCTCAACGTGACGGCGGTGGCCCCGACGTTCGCGGAAGCCCAGGCGCTGAGCCGCGCGGGCGCCGCCGCGATTCGCTACGATGGGAAGGTATTCCGGGGTGATATCGGCTGGCGGGAGGCGGCGCGGCGGAAAGTGTGACGTGGCTCCTAGGGAATGCGGGGAGGCGATGCGAGGTTGCGGGCTCGACCTGCGGTCCCCTCTCGACCCTCCCTCCGTCTGGAGCGACGTGATGCGCCACATCCTCCTTCTCCCCGCGGCCGCCCTCGTGGCCATGTCCCTCGTTTCCGCCTGCGGCGGCGGCGACAGCAACGGGCCCGGCAATCCACCCGCCGCCGACGTTGCGATCGTTTCCGGCGCGGCCACCAAGGGCTTTCAGGCCTACAACCCCGACACCCTGCAGGTGAGCCTCGCCGCCGGCGGGACCGTCACGTGGCGGAACGACGACGGCGCGGGACACACCGTCACCGACACCACCGCCGCCAACGCCTTCAATGTGACGTTCAGCTCCCGGAACGACACCGCCTCGGTGGTGTTCGCCGCCACCGGCGAATTCCCGTACAAGTGCAGCATCCACCCCGGCATGCGCGGGCTGGTCATTGTGAATCCGTAGCCCGGAGACCATGCAGCCCCGCCTCGGCGAGGGTGCGCGGCGCGGCGCGGTCCATGGGAGTTCCCAATCCCCATCTTGGGAAACTCCCATCGGGTCGTGACCGGTTGGGATAAGCCAAGGCGGGCGCCATTCGGCGCCGGCGTCGTAACTCCTTCCACCGCAAGTTCTTCCAAACAAGGCGCGGCCCCTCGCGGCCGCGGCCCGCCCCCTGCCTTTCCCTCGGTCCGTCCGCAGGCCACCAGACGGATTCACCGATGGAGGGAACCGTGGCGAACCCCACCCCAGATTCCGCGCTGTTCGAGGAGCTGCTCACCCCGGTGCTTGCACCCGCCTACCGGACCGCGCGCCACTTCACCGGCAACGCCGCGGACGCGGAGGATGCGGTGCAGCAGGCATCCCTCCTGGCCTGGCGGGCGTTCGGCCGCTTCGAGGCAGGGACCAACTTCCGCGCCTGGTTCCTCCGGATCGTCACGAACGTGTGCCGCTCGGAGTATCGCCGGGTCCGTCGGGCGCCGAATCGGCTCTCCCTCGACGACCCGGACATGGGCGACGCGGTGCTGGGCGCCGCCGTGGCGGAGGACCTGGGCCCGGTGCCGGCCGACGTGGCGTACATCTCCGAGCTCGACACCCGCGAGATCGCCGACGCGCTGGCCCGGCTGCCGGAGGAGTATCGCACGGTGTGCACGCTCTATTTCATGGAGGAGCTGGCGTACCAGGAAATCGCGGAGATCATCGGCCGCCCGGTGGGCACGGTGCGGTCCCGGCTGCACCGCGGCCGGCGCCTGCTCAAGCAGGCGCTGCTCGCGCTCGCGGTGGAACGCGGGCTGGTCAGCGAGCCGGTGGGTGGCGTGGAGAGGGAGGAGGAGGAGGTTGGGGTGCTCGTTGCGTAAGGCGAGGCGTGGCGACCGCGGGGGTCAGTCGGCCGGGAGCTCCACGGCCCAGGCGTCCGCGCGGGCATCACGCAGGTTGAGGAGCACCGTGCCGCGCCGCGGGTCCACATCGAGGATCTCCGACCCCCGGGGAAAGGCCGCCACCACCGTGGGCTCGCCGCCGTCGCCGGGCGCGAGCCAGAGCTGCGCGCTATCGGCCGGCGCCCCCATCGGCGTGAAGTAGACATCGCGACCCTCGCGCCCGAGGTGCAGCAGGCGCATGGCCCCGCGTTGCATCAGGCGGGACCTCCCGGTGGCCAGGTCGAGGTGCGTGATGCCCCAGTTGCCATCCCCGAAGTTCTGGTAGAAGCGCAGCGTCCGACCATCGGGGGCCGCCAGCGGGAAGAAGATCCATGAGAGCGTGTCGACTCCCGGCAAGAGGCTCGGCGGTCCTCCCTCGAGCGGGACACGCCAGAGGCCGCGATTCCCCTCCCCGGTGACCAGCAGCAGTGAGTCGCCCAGCCACCCCAGCGAGGCACCCGGCCGGATCCCCGCGTATGACCGGCGCTCGCCACCATCCGCCGGGAAGATCTCGACCCCGGTCTGCCGGGACTCCTCACCCACCGCCGCCGCGATGTGCCGTCCATCCGGCGACCACGCAACGGCCAGGATGGCGGCCCGGACCGCGATGGCCCGTGGCGCACCGCCGCCGACGGGCTGGAGCTCGAGGCTCATGCCGTCCGACCGGTCGCGCACGTAGGCGATGGTCTGGCCGTCCGGCGAGAGCCTGGCGGTCCGGTAGAGGGCGGACCCCATGGTGATGAGCCGCTCCATGGCCGGCATGGCCCGTCCCGCCAGGGTCACCAGGGCAAGGTTGGACCAGCGGTCCCGGCGCACATAGACCACTCGCCGCCCGTCCCCCGAGACTGCCAGCTGGCGGATGTACTCCGGCTCGGCCGACAGCCCCGCCGCCACCAGGACGGCGGGGCCATCGGCGCGCCCCCGCCCGGACAGCCGCACCATCATGAGGTCGCTGAGCGCCCCGGAGCTCCGGAGGTAGTAGAGGCGCCGTCCGTCGGGCGCCCAGGCCGGCATCCCGATCGGGACCGAATCCTCGAGCACGATGATGGGAGCGAGGTCCGGCGGGGCGCACACCAGCAGGTGGTACCGGCGTTCCGCCGGGGCTGCGGCCGCGAACGCTACCCGCGGTCCCACCGGGCTGAGGACGGGGTCGCTGTGCCAGAGGTATCCCGAAAGGTCGCGATGGAGGGTGTCGCCGGTGGCGCGCCCGATGAGCAGGAGGCGGGTCCCACCTCCGGGGTACTGTGCCAGCCACTGCCCATCGGGCGTCAGGGCGGTCCCGTCGAGGAACCCGAGCCGTCGGCTGCCCCCGCCCAGTCGCGGCACGGTGTAGTGTC encodes:
- a CDS encoding sigma-70 family RNA polymerase sigma factor, yielding MANPTPDSALFEELLTPVLAPAYRTARHFTGNAADAEDAVQQASLLAWRAFGRFEAGTNFRAWFLRIVTNVCRSEYRRVRRAPNRLSLDDPDMGDAVLGAAVAEDLGPVPADVAYISELDTREIADALARLPEEYRTVCTLYFMEELAYQEIAEIIGRPVGTVRSRLHRGRRLLKQALLALAVERGLVSEPVGGVEREEEEVGVLVA
- a CDS encoding protein kinase; protein product: MTITAAQLQGLLGERYAIRHELGGGTLAAVFAADDLRHGRPVAIKLLRPEHATALAAERFDREIQIAARLQHPHIVPLLDSGEAGGLFYLVMPLVEGESLRARLVREGPLPVRDVLRIVADVADALAYAHRKGIIHRDIKPDNILLAGRHALVADFGVAKAMSEALGTDRNLTGGVALGTPAYMAPEQATADPALDHRVDLYALGILAYELLTGRPPFDGDTPHEVLTAQVLDPPVPVSERRPDTPAALAALVMRALQKDPAARWATADELLPQLDGLATPSGGVEPVPAAPAPPARWGRWLAGLAVAVAALAVAVRVVVRRVEATGLPLVTQRQLTFEGSVSAAAPSPEGSLLAYVAETQAGDELRVQDLRGGQSVRLALARDISGPSWSADGSEVRFDALDSAQRYGHYTVPRLGGGSRRLGFLDGTALTPDGQWLAQYPGGGTRLLLIGRATGDTLHRDLSGYLWHSDPVLSPVGPRVAFAAAAPAERRYHLLVCAPPDLAPIIVLEDSVPIGMPAWAPDGRRLYYLRSSGALSDLMMVRLSGRGRADGPAVLVAAGLSAEPEYIRQLAVSGDGRRVVYVRRDRWSNLALVTLAGRAMPAMERLITMGSALYRTARLSPDGQTIAYVRDRSDGMSLELQPVGGGAPRAIAVRAAILAVAWSPDGRHIAAAVGEESRQTGVEIFPADGGERRSYAGIRPGASLGWLGDSLLLVTGEGNRGLWRVPLEGGPPSLLPGVDTLSWIFFPLAAPDGRTLRFYQNFGDGNWGITHLDLATGRSRLMQRGAMRLLHLGREGRDVYFTPMGAPADSAQLWLAPGDGGEPTVVAAFPRGSEILDVDPRRGTVLLNLRDARADAWAVELPAD